A genomic region of Magnolia sinica isolate HGM2019 chromosome 6, MsV1, whole genome shotgun sequence contains the following coding sequences:
- the LOC131247866 gene encoding pentatricopeptide repeat-containing protein At5g42310, chloroplastic-like isoform X2, whose translation MKEYGLQFAFPSEASPVLSRIGFCPCIPFRHRFSGGFKKFCPTTTALVAIRRNGHGETALVESKRNLKINEASGKSKPGMKQLLDEYSNVLDDRVEVPGELYNNLIRAYCGEGDLDKSMWFFASMEAVGMRPTATSYTCLIDALGSVGRTLEADAIFQEMKLSGFEPRVRSYNILLRAFLRKGLLQLADSLLMEMGERGIGRNQETYMLLLDSYSHAGRLDDTWLVLGEMKAKGIRLNSTIYSKVIGIYRDNGMWKKAMSLVREMREMGVSPDRRIYNSIIDTFGKYGQMDEAVEVFETMQSEGIRPDIATWNSLIRWHCNARELGQALEFFTKMQEEGLYPDPKIFVTIISRLGEQGKWDEIRENFESMKDRGLRRSGILYAVLVDIYGQFGRFHDAEECLAALKSEGLQPSASMFCALANAYAQQGFCEQTVTVLRLMEAEGIEPNLIMLNLLINAFSIAGRHLEAMAIFEHIKEIVPRIYKEMESAGCTPDRKAREMFQTALMILEQHGHRHNCNSEDS comes from the exons ATGAAGGAATATGGGTTGCAGTTCGCCTTCCCTTCTGAAGCGTCTCCGGTTTTATCAAGAATCGGCTTTTGTCCCTGCATTCCATTTCGTCACCGCTTCTCTGGCGGATTTAAGAAATTTTGTCCCACTACAACTGCTTTGGTTGCAATACGGAGAAATGGTCATGGAGAAACTGCTTTGGTCGAATCCAAGAGAAATTTAAAGATCAACGAAGCTTCCGGAAAGTCAAAGCCAGGGATGAAGCAGCTCCTTGATGAGTACAGTAATGTTTTGGATGACAGAGTAGAAGTCCCAGGTGAATTATATAACAATTTGATTCGAGCGTATTGTGGTGAAGGCGATCTAGATAAGTCCATGTGGTTTTTTGCTAGCATGGAGGCTGTGGGTATGCGTCCTACTGCAACATCTTACACTTGTTTGATTGATGCTCTTGGAAGCGTCGGTAGGACTCTAGAGGCTGATGCAATCTTCCAAGAGATGAAATTGTCTGGATTTGAGCCAAGGGTCAGATCTTATAACATTCTTTTAAGAGCCTTCTTGAGGAAAGGGCTGTTGCAGCTTGCCGACAGCTTGTTGATGGAAATGGGGGAGCGTGGGATAGGAAGAAATCAAGAGACTTACATGCTCCTACTTGATTCTTACTCCCATGCAGGACGTTTGGATGATACATGGTTGGTTCTTGGAGAGATGAAAGCAAAGGGAATTCGGTTGAACTCTACCATCTATAGCAAGGTTATCGGCATTTACAGGGATAATGGGATGTGGAAGAAAGCTATGAGCCTAGTGAGAGAGATGCGGGAAATGGGGGTTTCACCTGACAGGCGGATCTACAACAGCATAATTGATACATTTGGAAAGTATGGTCAGATGGATGAAGCGGTAGAAGTATTTGAGACCATGCAAAGCGAAGGTATAAGGCCTGATATAGCAACATGGAATTCTTTGATTCGTTGGCACTGTAATGCTAGAGAGCTTGGCCAAGCACTCGAATTTTTTACAAAGATGCAAGAGGAAGGCTTATACCCAGATCCTAAGATTTTTGTTACCATCATTAGTCGCTTGGGGGAGCAAGGGAAGTGGGATGAGATAAGGGAAAACTTTGAGAGTATGAAAGATAGGGGGCTTCGGAGAAGCGGGATCCTTTATGCGGTGCTCGTGGACATCTATGGGCAATTTGGGAGATTTCACGATGCTGAGGAGTGTTTAGCCGCTTTAAAATCTGAAGGTCTACAACCTTCAGCTAGCATGTTTTGCGCATTAGCAAATGCTTATGCCCAACAG GGATTTTGCGAACAGACTGTTACTGTTCTTCGATTAATGGAAGCTGAAGGAATTGAACCAAACCTTATAATGCTGAATTTGTTGATCAATGCATTCAGTATTGCTGGAAGACATTTGGAGGCAATGGCAATTTTTGAGCATATAAAGGAGATT GTTccaagaatttacaaggaaatGGAATCTGCTGGATGTACTCCTGACAGAAAAGCAAGGGAGATGTTTCAAACTGCTTTGATGATCCTTGAACAGCATG GCCACAGGCATAATTGCAATTCAGAAGACTCCTAA
- the LOC131247866 gene encoding pentatricopeptide repeat-containing protein At5g42310, chloroplastic-like isoform X1 — MKEYGLQFAFPSEASPVLSRIGFCPCIPFRHRFSGGFKKFCPTTTALVAIRRNGHGETALVESKRNLKINEASGKSKPGMKQLLDEYSNVLDDRVEVPGELYNNLIRAYCGEGDLDKSMWFFASMEAVGMRPTATSYTCLIDALGSVGRTLEADAIFQEMKLSGFEPRVRSYNILLRAFLRKGLLQLADSLLMEMGERGIGRNQETYMLLLDSYSHAGRLDDTWLVLGEMKAKGIRLNSTIYSKVIGIYRDNGMWKKAMSLVREMREMGVSPDRRIYNSIIDTFGKYGQMDEAVEVFETMQSEGIRPDIATWNSLIRWHCNARELGQALEFFTKMQEEGLYPDPKIFVTIISRLGEQGKWDEIRENFESMKDRGLRRSGILYAVLVDIYGQFGRFHDAEECLAALKSEGLQPSASMFCALANAYAQQGFCEQTVTVLRLMEAEGIEPNLIMLNLLINAFSIAGRHLEAMAIFEHIKEIGISPDVVTYSTLMKAFIRARKFYQVPRIYKEMESAGCTPDRKAREMFQTALMILEQHGHRHNCNSEDS; from the exons ATGAAGGAATATGGGTTGCAGTTCGCCTTCCCTTCTGAAGCGTCTCCGGTTTTATCAAGAATCGGCTTTTGTCCCTGCATTCCATTTCGTCACCGCTTCTCTGGCGGATTTAAGAAATTTTGTCCCACTACAACTGCTTTGGTTGCAATACGGAGAAATGGTCATGGAGAAACTGCTTTGGTCGAATCCAAGAGAAATTTAAAGATCAACGAAGCTTCCGGAAAGTCAAAGCCAGGGATGAAGCAGCTCCTTGATGAGTACAGTAATGTTTTGGATGACAGAGTAGAAGTCCCAGGTGAATTATATAACAATTTGATTCGAGCGTATTGTGGTGAAGGCGATCTAGATAAGTCCATGTGGTTTTTTGCTAGCATGGAGGCTGTGGGTATGCGTCCTACTGCAACATCTTACACTTGTTTGATTGATGCTCTTGGAAGCGTCGGTAGGACTCTAGAGGCTGATGCAATCTTCCAAGAGATGAAATTGTCTGGATTTGAGCCAAGGGTCAGATCTTATAACATTCTTTTAAGAGCCTTCTTGAGGAAAGGGCTGTTGCAGCTTGCCGACAGCTTGTTGATGGAAATGGGGGAGCGTGGGATAGGAAGAAATCAAGAGACTTACATGCTCCTACTTGATTCTTACTCCCATGCAGGACGTTTGGATGATACATGGTTGGTTCTTGGAGAGATGAAAGCAAAGGGAATTCGGTTGAACTCTACCATCTATAGCAAGGTTATCGGCATTTACAGGGATAATGGGATGTGGAAGAAAGCTATGAGCCTAGTGAGAGAGATGCGGGAAATGGGGGTTTCACCTGACAGGCGGATCTACAACAGCATAATTGATACATTTGGAAAGTATGGTCAGATGGATGAAGCGGTAGAAGTATTTGAGACCATGCAAAGCGAAGGTATAAGGCCTGATATAGCAACATGGAATTCTTTGATTCGTTGGCACTGTAATGCTAGAGAGCTTGGCCAAGCACTCGAATTTTTTACAAAGATGCAAGAGGAAGGCTTATACCCAGATCCTAAGATTTTTGTTACCATCATTAGTCGCTTGGGGGAGCAAGGGAAGTGGGATGAGATAAGGGAAAACTTTGAGAGTATGAAAGATAGGGGGCTTCGGAGAAGCGGGATCCTTTATGCGGTGCTCGTGGACATCTATGGGCAATTTGGGAGATTTCACGATGCTGAGGAGTGTTTAGCCGCTTTAAAATCTGAAGGTCTACAACCTTCAGCTAGCATGTTTTGCGCATTAGCAAATGCTTATGCCCAACAG GGATTTTGCGAACAGACTGTTACTGTTCTTCGATTAATGGAAGCTGAAGGAATTGAACCAAACCTTATAATGCTGAATTTGTTGATCAATGCATTCAGTATTGCTGGAAGACATTTGGAGGCAATGGCAATTTTTGAGCATATAAAGGAGATT GGCATTAGCCCTGATGTGGTTACCTACAGTACACTCATGAAGGCATTTATTAGAGCGAGGAAATTTTACCAG GTTccaagaatttacaaggaaatGGAATCTGCTGGATGTACTCCTGACAGAAAAGCAAGGGAGATGTTTCAAACTGCTTTGATGATCCTTGAACAGCATG GCCACAGGCATAATTGCAATTCAGAAGACTCCTAA